The Actinomadura graeca nucleotide sequence ATTGAGTTGGTTGCCTTGAGGACGGTGGATGGAAGTGGAGATCGATCTATTATCTGGAGCGCTTTATAGCGGCGACCCTTTACCGACGTACGCCTGGCTACGAGCGAATGCACCAGTGTTTCACGACACTGCTAATGGTTTATATGGGGTATCCCGGCATGCCGATGTGGTGACGGTGGAGCGTGACACCGGGTCGTGGCGCAACGCCGGAGGGTACCGGCCGGGGCTTCCTGCGGATCCGTCGATGCTGGGAAGGGACGACCCTGAGCATGGGATCTGCAGACGTCTAGTGGCCGGCCGGTTCACGCCACGGAGTGTGGTGCGACATGCCGAGCGGATGAGGGCGATGGTCGTCCCGCTGATCACGCAGGCGTTGGCGGCGGGCACGGTGGACGCGGTGGCGGAGCTGGCAGCTCCGTTTCCGGCACATGTGATCGGCTGGTTGCTCGGATATCCCGAGGAGCTGTTGCCGGAGCTGGTGCGCTGGTCACAGACGCTGGTGGTGGCGGGCGGTGGGCCCCGGTACATCACGCATGAGGCGTCGGTGGCCGCAGGCGAATTCGCGGCCGTGACGCTGGAGCTGGCTGATGAGCGGCGGGCGCGGCCTGCGAATGATCTGCTGTCCGTATGGGCAGGGAGTGACTTGTACGACCAGGAACGGCTGGTGCATGAGGCGTTGCTCTTGCTGGTCGGCGGAGCCGAGACGACGCGGACGGTCATCGCCATTGCAATCGACGCGCTGATCAGGCATCCAGAGCAGCGACAGCTTCTGCGGCGTGCGCCTGCCCTGCTCCCGGCCGCGGTGGAGGAGTTCGTCCGCTGGAGCACGCCGATACTGAACATGTGCAGGACCAGCACCCAGGACAACCGGCTCGCGGGTGTACTGATCCCCGCAGGGTCACAGGTCCTGCTCATGTACGGATCGGCCAATCAAGACGAGACGGTTTTCGACCGGCCGGAGGAGTTCGATGTGACCCGCCCAATCCACACCGTTCTTGGGGGTCATCTGGCGTTCGGGCTCGGGCCGCACTTCTGCCTAGGCGCATCGCTGGCGCGCCTGGAGCTGCAGATCTTCTTTGAGGAGTTCCTGGCCAGGGTAGATGAGGTCGCTTTCGCCGACCGGCATGGCCCTCGGATTCTCCCCAGTCCCTTCGTCCGGGGTGTCATCTCGTTC carries:
- a CDS encoding cytochrome P450, whose product is MVVPLITQALAAGTVDAVAELAAPFPAHVIGWLLGYPEELLPELVRWSQTLVVAGGGPRYITHEASVAAGEFAAVTLELADERRARPANDLLSVWAGSDLYDQERLVHEALLLLVGGAETTRTVIAIAIDALIRHPEQRQLLRRAPALLPAAVEEFVRWSTPILNMCRTSTQDNRLAGVLIPAGSQVLLMYGSANQDETVFDRPEEFDVTRPIHTVLGGHLAFGLGPHFCLGASLARLELQIFFEEFLARVDEVAFADRHGPRILPSPFVRGVISFPIALRAG